A window of Panthera leo isolate Ple1 chromosome D2, P.leo_Ple1_pat1.1, whole genome shotgun sequence contains these coding sequences:
- the SMC3 gene encoding structural maintenance of chromosomes protein 3 — protein MYIKQVIIQGFRSYRDQTIVDPFSSKHNVIVGRNGSGKSNFFYAIQFVLSDEFSHLRPEQRLALLHEGTGPRVISAFVEIIFDNSDNRLPIDKEEVSLRRVIGAKKDQYFLDKKMVTKNDVMNLLESAGFSRSNPYYIVKQGKINQMATAPDSQRLKLLREVAGTRVYDERKEESISLMKETEGKREKINELLKYIEERLHTLEEEKEELAQYQKWDKMRRALEYTIYNQELNETRAKLDELSAKRETSGEKSRQLRDAQQDARDKMEDIERQVRELKTKISAMKEEKEQLSAERQEQIKQRTKLELKAKDLQDELAGNSEQRKRLLKERQKLLEKIEEKQKELAETEPKFNSVKEKEERGIARLAQATQERTDLYAKQGRGSQFTSKEERDKWIKKELKSLDQAINDKKRQIAAIHKDLEDTEANKEKNLEQYNKLDQDLNEVKARVEELDRKYYEVKNKKDELQSERNYLWREENAEQQALAAKREDLEKKQQLLRAATGKAILNGIDSINKVLDHFRRKGINQHVQNGYHGIVMNNFECEPAFYTCVEVTAGNRLFYHIVDSDEVSTKILMEFNKMNLPGEVTFLPLNKLDVRDTAYPETNDAIPMISKLRYNPRFDKAFKHVFGKTLICRSMEVSTQLARAFTMDCITLEGDQVSHRGALTGGYYDTRKSRLELQKDVRKAEEELGELEAKLNENLRRNIERINNEIDQLMNQMQQIETQQRKFKASRDSILSEMKMLKEKRQQSEKTFMPKQRSLQSLEASLHAMESTRESLKAELGTDLLSQLSLEDQKRVDALNDEIRQLQQENRQLLNERIKLEGIITRVETYLNENLRKRLDQVEQELNELRETEGGTVLTATTSELEAINKRVKDTMARSEDLDNSIDKTEAGIKELQKSMERWKNMEKEHMDAINHDTKELEKMTNRQGMLLKKKEECMKKIRELGSLPQEAFEKYQTLSLKQLFRKLEQCNTELKKYSHVNKKALDQFVNFSEQKEKLIKRQEELDRGYKSIMELMNVLELRKYEAIQLTFKQVSKNFSEVFQKLVPGGKATLVMKKGDVEGSQSQDEGEGSGESERGSGSQSSVPSVDQFTGVGIRVSFTGKQGEMREMQQLSGGQKSLVALALIFAIQKCDPAPFYLFDEIDQALDAQHRKAVSDMIMELAVHAQFITTTFRPELLESADKFYGVKFRNKVSHIDVITAEMAKDFVEDDTTHG, from the exons caattcagtttgttcttagtGATGAGTTCAGTCATCTTCGTCCGGAACAGCGATTGGCTTTGTTGCAT gaGGGTACTGGTCCTCgtgttatttctgcttttgtggaGATTATTTTTGATAATTCGGACAACCGGTTGCCA ATTGATAAAGAAGAAGTTTCACTTCGAAGAGTTATTGGTGCCAAAAAGGATCAGTATTTCTTAGACAAGAAAATGGTCAC GAAAAATGATGTGATGAATCTCCTTGAAAGTGCTGGTTTTTCTCGAAGCAATCCTTATTATATTGTAAAACAAGGAAAG atCAACCAGATGGCCACAGCACCAGATTCTCAGAGACTAAAACTATTAAGAGAAGTAGCTGGTACTAGAGTGTATGATGAACGAAAAGAAGAAAGCATATCTTTAatgaaagaaacag aggGCAAACGCGAAAAAATCAATGAGTTGTTAAAATACATTGAAGAGAGATTACATAccttagaagaagaaaaggaagaactgGCTCAATATCAGAAGTGGGATAAAATGAGACGAGCCCTGGAATATACCATTTACAATCAGGAACTTAATGAGACTCGTGCTAAACTTGATGAG ctTTCTGCTAAGCGAGAGACTAGTGGGGAAAAATCCAGACAATTAAGAGATGCCCAGCAGGATGCAAGAGATAAAATGGAG GATATTGAACGTCAAGTTAGagagctgaaaacaaaaatttcagctatgaaagaagaaaaggagcagCTCAGCGCTGAAAGACAAGAACAAATTAAGCAGAGGACGAAGTTGGAGCTTAAAGCCAAGGACTTACAAGATGAATTGGCTGGCAATAGTGAACAAAGG AAACGCTTATTAAAAGAGAGGCAGAAGCTGcttgaaaaaatagaagaaaagcagaaagaactgGCAGAAACAGAACCTAAATTCAACagtgtgaaagaaaaagaagagcgaGGAATTGCTCG ATTGGCCCAAGCTACCCAGGAAAGAACAGATCTTTATGCAAAGCAAGGTCGAGGAAGCCAGTTTACATcaaaagaagaaagggataaatggattaaaaaggaACTCAAGTCGTTAGATCAGGCTATTAATGACAAGAAAAGACAGATTGCTGCTATCCATAAGGATCTGGAAGACACTGAggcaaataaagagaaaaacctggAGCAATACAAT aaACTGGATCAGGATCTTAATGAAGTCAAAGCTCGAGTAGAAGAACTGGACAGAAAATACtatgaagtaaaaaataagaaagatgaatTACAAAGTGAGAGAAA TTATTTGTGGAGAGAGGAGAATGCAGAACAGCAAGCGCTTGCTGCTAAAAGAGAAGATCTTGAAAAGAAACAGCAACTTCTTAGAGCAGCAACAGGAAAG GCTATTTTAAATGGAATAGACAGCATAAACAAAGTACTGGACCACTTTCGTAGGAAAGGAATAAACCAGCATGTTCAAAATGGCTATCACGGCATTGTGATGAATAACTTCGAATGTGAGCCTGCTTTCTACACATGCGTGGAAGTCACTGCGGGCAACAG GTTATTTTATCACATTGTTGATTCGGATGAAGTCAGCACGAAGATTTTGATGGAGTTCAATAAAATGAATCTTCCTGGAGAGGTCACTTTTCTGCCTCTTAACAAGTTAGATGTCAGGGATACTGCCTATCCTGAGACCAAT gaTGCTATTCCTATGATAAGTAAACTGAGGTACAATCCCAGATTTGACAAAGCTTTCAAACACGTGTTTGGGAAAACACTTATTTGTCGTAGCATGGAAGTTTCAACCCAGCTAGCACGTGCTTTCACTATGGACTGCATTACCCTGGAAG GTGACCAAGTCAGTCATCGGGGTGCTCTCACTGGAGGTTATTACGACACAAGGAAATCTAGACTTGAACTGCAGAAAGAtgttagaaaagcagaagaaGAACTAGGTGAGCTTGAAGCAAAGCTCAATGAAAACCTTCgcagaaatattgaaa GGATTAATAATGAAATTGATCAGTTGATGAACCAAATGCAGCAGATAGAGACGCAGCAAAGGAAATTTAAAGCATCTCGAGATAGCATATTATCAGAAATGAAGATGCTCAAAGAGAAGAGGCAGCAGTCAGAGAAAACCTTTATGCCAAAG CAACGTAGCTTACAAAGTTTGGAGGCAAGTTTGCATGCTATGGAGTCCACCAGAGAATCATTGAAAGCAGAACTAGGAACGGACTTGCTTTCTCAACTTAGTCTGGAAGATCAGAAGAGAGTAGATGCACTCAATGATGAAATTCGTCAACTTCAGCAG gaaaacagacagttgctgaatgaaagaattaaattagaaggTATTATTACTCGAGTGGAGACATACCTGAATGAGAATTTGAGAAAACGCTTGGACCAAGTGGAACAG GAACTTAATgaactgagagagacagaagggggtACTGTTCTCACTGCTACAACTTCAGAACTTGAAGCAATcaataaaagagtaaaagataCTATGGCACGATCAGAAG aTTTGGACAATTCCATTGATAAAACAGAAGCTGGAATTAAGGAGCTTCAGAAGAGTATGGAACGctggaaaaatatggaaaaagaacaCATGGATGCTATAAATCATGATACTAAGGAACTGGAAAAGATGACAAATCGACAAGGCATGCtgctgaagaagaaagaagagtgcATGAAGAAAATTCGTGAACTTGGGTCACTTCCCCAGGAAGCATTTGAAAAGTACCAGACGCTGAGCCTCAAACAG CTGTTTCGAAAACTTGAACAGTGCAACACAGAATTGAAGAAGTACAGCCATGTTAACAAAAAAGCTTTAGATCAGTTTGTAAATTTCTCtgagcaaaaagaaaagttaataaaacGACAAGAAGAATTGGATAGGGGATACAAATCAATCATGGAACTGATGAATGTACTTGAACTTCGAAAATATGAAGCTATTCAGTTAACTTTCAAACAG GTATCTAAGAACTTCAGTGAAGTATTCCAGAAATTGGTACCTGGTGGCAAAGCTACTTTGGTGATGAAGAAAGGAGACGTGGAGGGCAGTCAGTCTCAggatgaaggagaaggaagcGGTGAAAGTGAGAGGGGTTCTGGGTCACAAAGCAGTGTCCCATCAGTCGACCAGTTCACTGGAGTTGGAATTAGG GTATCATTTACAGGAAAACAAGGCGAAATGAGAGAAATGCAACAGCTTTCTGGTGGACAGAAATCCTTGGTAGCTCTTGCTCTGATTTTTGCCATTCAGAAATGTGACCCAGCTCCTTTTTACCTGTTTGATGAGATTGACCAGGCTCTGGATGCCCAGCACAGAAAGGCTGTGTCAG aTATGATTATGGAACTTGCCGTACATGCACAATTTATTACAACTACTTTTAGGCCTGAACTGCTTGAGTCAGCTGACAAATTCTATGGTGTAAAGTTTAGAAATaag GTTAGTCATATTGATGTGATCACAGCAGAGATGGCCAAAGACTTTGTAGAAGATGATACTACTCATGGTTAA